The window AAAAATTACTTTTTTGACAGGATCACTGATCACCTTTAACTCTCAGAATCGTTTAGACTAACATTATATATGGCAGCGATTAATGCCCCTGATATCCAGCCTATAATGAAGGTCAGAACAATTCCAAGAAGTGATTCCCACAAAGGAATATCCATTCGAATGATTGATGACGTATCAAAACCGTGTAAGAGGGCGTTAAAAAAGGAAATAGTTCCTTGCTGGCCAAGCACGATCATCAACAAGGCACAGCCCAGATATAAAATCACGCCTGTTGCGCCAACTGCTATTCCTAATTTCTTAGTGTTTAGTTTTCTCATAGTATC of the Gracilimonas sediminicola genome contains:
- a CDS encoding DUF5676 family membrane protein is translated as MRKLNTKKLGIAVGATGVILYLGCALLMIVLGQQGTISFFNALLHGFDTSSIIRMDIPLWESLLGIVLTFIIGWISGALIAAIYNVSLNDSES